The Bacteroidota bacterium sequence GGTGCAATTTTTAATATAATATCAGCTTTATACACATCTTCAGTTGTATAAACAATCTCTGCTCCTGCTTCGCTATAATCGTTATCCTGAAAATTGGACATTTTTCCTGCATTGGTCTCCACCAATACTCTGTGCCCGTTATTAATCAGCACTCCTACAGCATCAGGAACTAACGCTACTCTGTTTTCTTGAAAAGATGTTTCTCTTGGAATTCCAATATATAAGCTACCTTTCTTCTTGGCTATTTCAAGCATTTCTTCTTGTGGAAGCATTACACCTCTTGCCAAAGAAGCCATTAGTTCTTTTGATGTTTTCACGCAATTATATTTTTGAGATAGTTCAAATGTAACAATTTAGGTTAAGATAATAGAGGACATATATCATTGCCATACATTTTATTCAACAATTTTTATCATTCTTTTTGCTTCGGAAATCACTTCTATTTTTACTTTTAATAAATTACCAGGGAGCAAACTTTCAATTCTTTCCGGCCACTCCAGTAAACAGATATTACCACTAAAAAAATAATCTTCACACCCAATATCAATAGCTTCTTGTATTGAATTTATTCTGTAAAAATCAAAATGATAAATTGGTTTATTGGCAGCTGTTCTATACTCATTTATGATTGAATACGTAGGACTTGTAACTGAATCAGTAACAGCTAATGCAGCGCATATTTCCTTAATAAAAGTGGTCTTGCCAGCTCCCATAGCTGCGTAAAAAGCAACAATAGAATGTGTTTTTAAGTATGGTAAAAGCAATTTTGCGGCTTTTCCTAAATCGTCTGTATTGTCAATAAAAACTTCCACAATTGCTTGATTTATAAGGCTAAATATACAAAACTCTAAAGTTAATCGCACAAATAAAATTGCTGTTTTTTGACTTTTGGCACGCTATTTGGTATATTGTTAGTAGATTAAAACTTACAAAAATGAAAATAATAAAGAAACTTACCATTTTAGCTTCATTGGTTGCAGTATTTAATACTACCAGTGCACAAGACGAATTAGTTCCGGATCAAAATCCGAATTACAGAAAAAGTATGGATAAATACATGACAGTAAA is a genomic window containing:
- the tsaE gene encoding tRNA (adenosine(37)-N6)-threonylcarbamoyltransferase complex ATPase subunit type 1 TsaE; amino-acid sequence: MEVFIDNTDDLGKAAKLLLPYLKTHSIVAFYAAMGAGKTTFIKEICAALAVTDSVTSPTYSIINEYRTAANKPIYHFDFYRINSIQEAIDIGCEDYFFSGNICLLEWPERIESLLPGNLLKVKIEVISEAKRMIKIVE